Proteins from a genomic interval of Thermanaerothrix sp.:
- the rnc gene encoding ribonuclease III gives MRDSQDLEGSIEVLQRLVGYRFSDTQLLIEALTHSSFANEYSLGYCNERLEFLGDSVIGLCVAEELFVKYPSEREGRLTKMRARVVCCEALADAARAAGFAAYLRLGKALKNRATDSILADAFEALIGAVYLDGGIERAREVVLRFIPLDVDVDVSDPKSALQEMLQHQGLGAPKYKLEGTYGPPHDATFWVSVWCADDLLGRGRGKTRKEAEASAASEALSKLAKK, from the coding sequence ATGAGGGATTCCCAGGATCTTGAGGGATCGATCGAGGTTCTGCAAAGGCTGGTTGGGTATCGGTTCTCCGATACCCAACTTTTAATTGAAGCCCTTACGCACTCTTCTTTTGCTAATGAGTACTCCCTGGGCTACTGTAACGAGAGGCTGGAGTTTCTTGGGGACTCGGTTATAGGGCTTTGCGTGGCGGAGGAGCTGTTTGTTAAGTATCCCTCGGAGAGGGAAGGGCGTCTTACTAAGATGAGGGCCAGGGTGGTGTGCTGTGAGGCCCTGGCTGATGCGGCCAGGGCTGCAGGGTTCGCCGCCTATCTTCGGCTGGGCAAGGCCCTTAAAAATAGGGCCACGGACAGCATTTTGGCCGATGCATTTGAGGCTTTGATCGGAGCTGTGTACCTGGATGGGGGCATAGAACGGGCCAGGGAAGTAGTTTTGAGGTTCATCCCCCTGGATGTTGACGTCGATGTCTCTGATCCAAAGTCGGCCCTTCAGGAAATGCTTCAGCATCAAGGGCTTGGGGCGCCAAAGTATAAGCTGGAGGGTACCTATGGCCCGCCCCATGATGCAACTTTTTGGGTATCTGTATGGTGTGCAGATGATCTCCTTGGCAGGGGTAGGGGCAAAACACGGAAGGAAGCGGAAGCTTCGGCGGCTTCGGAGGCCCTTTCCAAGTTGGCCAAGAAATGA
- the pyrR gene encoding bifunctional pyr operon transcriptional regulator/uracil phosphoribosyltransferase PyrR has protein sequence MRVKAKLMDRDDMERALKRMAHEVVEDSKGLDGLMLVGIQRRGVYLARRLRDLILQFEAVKVPCGELDITLYRDDLTMLSDQPIVRSTSMPEDVTGKKMVLVDDVIYTGRTVRSALDAVMDLGRPGRIRLAVLVDRGHRELPIQPDFVGKNVPTSKNEVVEVMLTEVDGKDEVIISERD, from the coding sequence GTGAGGGTAAAGGCCAAATTGATGGATCGGGATGACATGGAGCGGGCCCTCAAACGAATGGCCCACGAGGTGGTGGAGGATTCCAAGGGGTTGGATGGGCTTATGCTTGTTGGAATCCAAAGGCGGGGGGTTTACCTTGCAAGGCGCCTTAGGGATCTTATCCTTCAGTTTGAGGCGGTTAAAGTGCCTTGCGGGGAGTTGGACATAACCCTATACAGGGATGATCTCACCATGTTAAGTGATCAGCCGATAGTGCGAAGCACCTCCATGCCCGAGGATGTGACGGGGAAGAAGATGGTTTTGGTGGACGACGTTATATACACCGGCAGAACGGTGAGGTCTGCTTTGGATGCGGTGATGGACCTCGGTCGTCCCGGCAGGATAAGGCTTGCGGTGTTGGTTGACAGGGGGCATCGAGAATTGCCGATACAGCCTGATTTCGTCGGTAAGAACGTACCTACATCGAAGAACGAGGTCGTAGAAGTGATGCTTACCGAGGTGGACGGGAAGGACGAGGTGATAATAAGTGAGCGGGACTAG
- a CDS encoding aspartate carbamoyltransferase catalytic subunit: protein MSGTSFRWTKRHVLDVEGWSREEILMLMEQARHMEDLMGRPIKKVPALRGKLAVNLFFENSTRTRVSFELAEKMLSADVVNWSSSGSSTAKGETLRDTAWTLEAMGADIVVIRHSAVGAAQYLAKKLKRAVVMNAGDGAHAHPTQCLLDLYTAWKHLGDLGGRKVAIVGDVEHSRVARSDIIGFNTMGCQVVLSGPSTLMPYQVGHLNVTYERDVRKAIEGAHVIYLLRIQRERQRDGLFPSVDEYHRFWGATEELIANVSRDVLVMHPGPINRGVEIESSVADGENSVILEQVRSGVAVRMALLYLCAGGAA, encoded by the coding sequence GTGAGCGGGACTAGTTTTAGGTGGACCAAAAGGCATGTCCTTGATGTGGAAGGCTGGAGCCGTGAAGAGATATTGATGCTTATGGAGCAGGCCCGCCATATGGAGGATCTTATGGGGCGTCCCATAAAGAAGGTTCCAGCCCTTAGGGGTAAATTGGCGGTTAACCTTTTCTTTGAGAATTCCACCAGGACCAGGGTGTCATTCGAGCTTGCAGAAAAGATGTTATCCGCAGATGTGGTCAATTGGTCCAGCTCGGGTTCCAGCACTGCAAAGGGTGAGACATTGAGGGATACCGCTTGGACCTTGGAGGCCATGGGGGCGGATATAGTTGTGATAAGGCACAGCGCAGTGGGAGCAGCTCAATATCTGGCTAAAAAACTAAAACGAGCGGTGGTGATGAATGCAGGAGATGGCGCTCATGCGCATCCCACCCAGTGTCTTCTGGATCTGTACACCGCATGGAAGCATCTTGGGGACCTAGGGGGCCGCAAGGTGGCAATAGTGGGAGATGTGGAACATAGTAGGGTGGCCAGGAGCGATATCATAGGCTTCAACACCATGGGGTGTCAGGTGGTGTTGTCAGGACCTTCGACTCTCATGCCATATCAGGTGGGGCACCTCAACGTTACCTACGAAAGGGATGTGAGAAAGGCCATAGAGGGAGCCCACGTGATCTACCTGTTAAGGATACAGCGGGAGAGGCAAAGGGATGGTCTGTTCCCCTCCGTAGATGAGTACCACCGGTTTTGGGGCGCCACAGAGGAACTGATCGCTAACGTCTCCAGGGATGTGCTGGTTATGCATCCTGGGCCGATCAACAGGGGAGTTGAAATAGAGAGCTCCGTGGCGGATGGGGAAAACAGCGTGATATTGGAGCAGGTTCGAAGCGGAGTGGCCGTTAGGATGGCTCTTTTGTACCTTTGTGCTGGGGGTGCTGCGTGA